The Microcystis aeruginosa NIES-843 sequence AGTAACAATCAAGTGGTTCATGAGGCCGCCGAAGCGACTCTAAAAACCGGATTAGCTCTCAAAGCTGCCACCATTACCCCAGAAATTAAAGGAGATGTGGGCAGTCCTAACGCTATTTTAAGAGAAGCAATGAATTCTCAGGTAATTCTCCGCATCGGTCGCCGTATCCCCGGTATTCGTCCGATTGGGGGCGTTTATTCTCCCATTGCCATTGTCCGCATGGCCGTTGATGATGCCTATGGGGCCAAAGAATGGCGAGAAACCACTGCCACCGGCGATGAAATTGCCTATCGCACCTCGCGCATTTCTAGGGCTACCAGTCGCGCTGTGGCCGAGTTTACCTTTCAACAGGCCAAAAAAACCGGGGCGCGGGTATTTGGCGGCCCAAAATTCACCGTTAGTGCCACCTACGAAGGGATGTTTAAAGAGGAATTAGACGCGGCGGCCCAAAGACATCCGGAAGTGCGTTATCAACCCCTGTTAATTGATGCAACTTTTGCCCTACTTTTACAAACCGACGGCGAAGCTTTGGTGATTCCGGCACTTAATCGCGATGGCGATTTATTATCTGATTTTGTCTTGCAACTCTATGGCAGTATTGCCGGGGCCGAAAGTTTAGTTTTGGGATTTGATGAGGAGACCTTAGCGGTTAAAACTATTATGGCAGAAGCTCCCCACGGCACTGCCCCCGCTTTAGAGGGCAAAAATATCGCTAATCCCATGGCGATGATTTTAGCCGCGGCAGCTTTGTTAGGTTATATCGAAACTAACGAAGCGCGTAAAGCTTCCAGGGCAATTTATGAAAGTGTCTTTGAAACTATTCACGAGGGCAAAAAAACCCCCGATTTAGGGGGACAAATGACCATGAGTGAGTTTACCGATGAGGTGATTCGTCGCGTGGTCAGTAAGTTAGAAGTTTGGTCGGCCTTGGGGTAAACGAACTCATCTGATTGCTCTCTTAAAGGAGTTTGAAGAAAGGGTAATCCCAAAAAATAAGAATTGTTGCAAAAGCCTTGCTTTTGTTGGTTTTGCGGAGAGATAATAGCTACCTTTGAAGTGTATAGTAGAGTCCCTTTGCAGGATTAGAATAAGGACAATGAAATTACAAACTTTGACAAAAACTCTGACTATTGCTCTGATTGGTGTAGGACCTGCCTTGACCTTACAATCACCGAGCCAAGCTCAAGCCAGATTCGAGTGTCT is a genomic window containing:
- a CDS encoding isocitrate/isopropylmalate family dehydrogenase, which gives rise to MTENIPTIVVMHGDQTGEELLLEALRVLQPSIIRQPLNFADFDLSLAQRRQSNNQVVHEAAEATLKTGLALKAATITPEIKGDVGSPNAILREAMNSQVILRIGRRIPGIRPIGGVYSPIAIVRMAVDDAYGAKEWRETTATGDEIAYRTSRISRATSRAVAEFTFQQAKKTGARVFGGPKFTVSATYEGMFKEELDAAAQRHPEVRYQPLLIDATFALLLQTDGEALVIPALNRDGDLLSDFVLQLYGSIAGAESLVLGFDEETLAVKTIMAEAPHGTAPALEGKNIANPMAMILAAAALLGYIETNEARKASRAIYESVFETIHEGKKTPDLGGQMTMSEFTDEVIRRVVSKLEVWSALG